The Candidatus Delongbacteria bacterium genome segment GTCAAAATGGTTAGGTATTTAGAAAATGGTGATGAAAAAATTATTGGAATTATGGGTCCCGGAGATTATCTGGCACTCCTCGCTGTACTTCAAAAAAAAGATTTTTATTTGGCTACAGCTGTTACCTTGACCAAGACAATTCTAAAAAAAATATCTTTCAGAGAAGTGCTTAACGCTTATGAGAAAAATCAGAATTTTAGAGACAGATGTCTAACTTGTGCAGTTACCAGATCAAATAATTTTCAAAACTACTTAGTTCAATCAGCCAATATCGATGTCAAAGAAAGAATAGTTAACACTCTTAAGATTTTGTATGAAAAATTCGGTTATAAAGACG includes the following:
- a CDS encoding Crp/Fnr family transcriptional regulator, producing MKKICQYCQYDYLVGDIISTAENSVIFNTDGDLDYVYQINDGYVKMVRYLENGDEKIIGIMGPGDYLALLAVLQKKDFYLATAVTLTKTILKKISFREVLNAYEKNQNFRDRCLTCAVTRSNNFQNYLVQSANIDVKERIVNTLKILYEKFGYKDGDIQILDLPFSKTVLANIIGIRRETLSRNLKKLQENEIIKFEKNVYILNYVI